One stretch of Halorientalis litorea DNA includes these proteins:
- a CDS encoding helix-turn-helix domain-containing protein — protein sequence MRELVFALEYEPGCNRVADALADHPDARVRSLSLHATADQLWRVDHATGTPDALDAIEDAFRNSDYYADCLATEDCGATQTTRVLDRTDDTLILYSDWERTPACASVPHIARDHLGDGVLFETRHEGRHYTWRLIHSDEGDVAAFFDSLGVAVGECAQMEMLRTADTTTSAGGGDGTPSGLPPAQEAALQAAVEHGYYESPREVDVGELAEHLDVPRSTLTYRLRRAEEHLAKQHVAGERVAEERLASH from the coding sequence ATGCGCGAACTCGTCTTCGCTCTCGAATACGAGCCCGGCTGCAACAGGGTGGCGGACGCCCTCGCAGACCACCCCGACGCTCGCGTTCGTTCACTCTCGCTGCACGCCACTGCCGACCAGCTCTGGCGAGTCGACCATGCCACCGGCACTCCGGACGCACTCGACGCCATCGAGGACGCGTTTCGCAACAGCGACTACTACGCCGACTGTCTCGCCACCGAGGACTGCGGCGCAACCCAGACCACCCGTGTCCTCGACCGCACGGACGACACGCTCATCCTCTACTCCGACTGGGAGCGGACCCCTGCCTGTGCCTCAGTCCCCCACATCGCCCGCGACCACCTCGGCGACGGTGTGCTGTTCGAGACCCGTCACGAGGGCCGCCACTACACGTGGCGGCTCATTCACTCCGACGAGGGCGATGTGGCGGCGTTCTTCGATTCCCTCGGGGTTGCCGTCGGGGAATGCGCCCAGATGGAGATGCTCCGCACCGCGGATACGACGACATCAGCTGGGGGAGGCGACGGGACACCGAGCGGCCTGCCGCCAGCACAGGAGGCCGCACTCCAGGCCGCTGTCGAACACGGCTACTACGAGTCACCCCGCGAGGTCGACGTCGGCGAACTCGCCGAGCATCTCGACGTGCCACGGTCAACACTCACCTACCGACTCCGTCGGGCGGAAGAACATTTGGCGAAGCAACATGTCGCCGGCGAGCGGGTAGCGGAAGAACGGCTGGCATCGCACTGA